Sequence from the Penaeus vannamei isolate JL-2024 chromosome 16, ASM4276789v1, whole genome shotgun sequence genome:
atatatatgtatgtatatataaatatatatatatatatatatatatatatatatatatatcatagaaatatctacatatatatgtatgtgtgtgtgcgtgcgtgtgtgtgtgtgggtgtgtgtgtgtgtatgtgtgtgtatgtgtgtgtatgtgtgtgtgtgtgtgtgactttgtgtgtgtacatgtatgtatatatgtatatacacgtgtgtatgtatatgttatatatatatatatatatatatatatatatatatatatatatatacatatatatatatatatatatatatatatatatatatatatatatatatatatgtgtgtgtgtgtgtgtgtgtgtgtgtgtgtgtgtgtgtgtgtgtgtgtgtgtgtgtgtgtgtgtgtgtgtatatatatataaatatatatatatatatatatatatatatatatatatatatatatatatatatatatatatatatatatatatatatatatatatatatatatatatatatatatatatatatatatattatatgtacatatatatatatttgtgtgagtgtgtatataaatatatatatacatatatatatatatatatatatatatatataaatatatatatatatatatatacatatacatatacacacgtgtgtatattatatatatatatatatatatatatatatatatatatataaatgtatatatatatatttatatatatatatatatatatatatatatatatatatatatatatatatatatatatatatatatatatatgtgtgtgtgtgtgtgtttatatatatatatatgtatatatatatatatgtatatatatgtatatatatgtatatatatatgtatatatatatatatatatatatatatatatatatatatatatatatatatatatatatgtgtgtgtgtgtgtgtgtgtgtgtgtgtgtgtgtgtgtgtgtgtgtgtgtgtgtgtgtgtgtgtgtgtgtatacatatatatatacatatatatatatacatatatatatatatatatatatatatatatatatatatatatatatatatatatatatatatatatatgtgtgtgtgtgtgtgtgtgtgtgtgtgtgtgtgtgtatatatatatatatatatatatatatatatatatatatatatatatatatatatatatatatttgtattatattatgtatatgtatatgtatatgtacatatatgtatatatatgtatatatatgtatatgtatatgtttatgtatatgtatatgtatatttatatatacatacaaatatacatatatatacatatatatacataaatatacatatacatatatatacatatacatatacatatacataaaaaaaaaaaatatatatatatatgaatatatatgcatatatatatatacatatatatataaatatatatatatatatatatatatatatatatatatatatatatatttatatatgtatatgtatatgtatatgtatatgtatatatatgtatatatatgtatatatgtatatatatatatatatatatatatatatatatatatatatatatatatatatgcaaatgcatatacgcACTTGGATGTTAGATAAGAGACATTTCCTTGTCTTTGTTAAAGTCCCGGATCTCACGAGCCGTTACGGCCGCCCGCAGGTCCTGGGCGTCACCTGGCACGGCGAGGCCACCGCCTACGACGGCTGGCTGCGCGGCCTCGCCAGCGTCTACCGCTCCGAGAACGCCGAGTTCGTCCGCGATGACGACGGCATCGTCATTGGCCTCTCCACCGGCATGGGCCTCTCCGCTATGCAGgtatgccgccgccgccgccccagcTCGTCACGTGTTGGGCGCTGGTGTGCATTCAGCCCTGCTTGAAATTATGACCTCTCACTCTTTGGTACTGACTCAGAACTCGCCACATGCATCCATCTTCAGGGCCATTACAAGCTTCTGGCCAAATTCATGGACCTTGGCCCCGTGGCGGATGTGGTCATGGACATCAACGGTGCCAGCATCTTCTTCGCCGCCGCCCTGGACCGCACCTCCTGCCGCTTCCATGTGTCCACCATGGATGTCACGAACATTGGGTAAGGCGCATGAGATCCCTTCTCGGGACTACACTATTGGCAGAACAGGAAATGGAACTATAATGCGTGTCTGACTGCCTGCCCGGAATCTGCGTATACGTGTGGAAAACGCACTGGCACTTGAGGAACAGGGTGGTACTCATAGCCGCATGGCGCTATTGATAAATGCTTGAAAATGgccaggcacacatacacacacacacacacgcatacacacacacgcacacgcacacgcacacacacacacgcacacacacacacacacacgcacacacacacacacacacacgcacacacacacacacgcacacacacacacacgcacacacgcacacacacacacacacacacacacacacacacacacacacacacacacacacacacacacacacacacacacacacacacacacacacacacacacacacacacacacacacacacgctcacacacacacacacacacacacacacacacacacacacacacacacacacacacacacacacacacacacacactgtaagaggtgTTGAACCTATTATGTATGGATACTATTGGGCAGAGTAATACACTGATGTAGCTTTACTCTTTATTTCTTAAGACTAACTCATATGATTGTTGAACACGCTACGAGCCTTGGTGCTGGTGGAAAAAGGTCGAAGCCGCATTCAGGATGCTAACGGGTTCTCGCGTGCTGTTTGTCTCTGCTCCTCGGCTGAGGCGGATGCGCTCTGCCAacggaaactctctctctctatctatctctatgtccatGAATATATCATAAGGTAATTACCGTAGATGGCCTATCAGCTCATAATGGCATAGAACactgttttcatatatatgcataaaaattggGTAATTGTTGAAGCTGATCTTGTGCTTTATATGCAGTTGATGATGTGCGAAAGAGGAAAGATTAAATGACTTTTTTCAGGTGTCCTTTGAAATGGATTACTGTAGGTTTTGAGGTAAATTTTCAAACAAACTGTTTCCATACTAGTTCGAAAAGGGCTGCCAAACTCATTTCCCCGAGGGGGCCACATTTCACCGTGGTATACAGAATGAGAGCCAGATAATCATGAGTCGCCGCGACGAAACGTAAAAACGTCTCTATTAATCATGTAAAACGGCCGATTGTAAGACTGAAATAACAAGGAGTGTAGCTGGGCGCCACGGGCCGGGTGTTTATCCTTATTAGACAGTCAAATGAATCTTCTGTCATTTTTACTACGTTTTAATctacacttatcattattattatttttttttacccctttgcGGTTTCTTTATGCTATCATTTCTGCATGCTTATTACTGTAGATTTgctatttgatatttattttccctCAGCCACATCAGCGTGGACATCCATGGCCTTGGTCCCCTGAACTGGATCTTCGAGATTGTGGTTGACATGGTGGTTAATGTGGTGCGCCTCTTCATCAAGAACACGGTCGAAAGCATCATCCAGGGCTTCACCAACGACGTGCTGGACCAGCTTGACCTCGGCCCTCTCGGCCCCATCATCGGCTGCGACAACCCCAGGCTTGTCCTTCACCGCCAGCCGCGCAGCTTCATTCCTCGGGCGTAGACGCGGAGGACGGCGACGCGTCTACGCCTCGTCCTGCTAGCCTTCGTCCAAGCCTGCAACGTCGACGGTGGCGGGGCTCCTcaggggaaagaatggaggaggagggcggggcacGTTCGAGAGACAGAAAGGATAGATGCTCTTAGATGCTCTTTGGAAtaaagattaatttttttttctgtttataccaGCCCTATGATATGGAAGACATATCACGTTAATGTGCGTACCTATAAACACGCTCAGTGAAAATCAAACTAATCAAACAAAGGGTACAATACAGACAACGAAGTTGCGAACAATTaacatttatttactatttaagtGTCATTTATTGAGTTGAGTGAACATCTGACTCAACGACTGTCACTGCACTGTctgagttcgagggttcgagttaTGGAAGGAGCGTTGTTCCCCTACGGCCCACATCTAATATGTCGTTGGTGATAGCAAGAGACTAAAATAGCAAGGGGTGTAGCGGGACGCCACGGGCCGGGTGTTTAACACCCTTATTAGACAGTCAAATGAATCAGATTCACCGTGTATGGTGGATGATACGCTGCAAATGAGATTAAACAAAAGGACAAAGTTGGAGGCAGCGTATTCGAATGGGGATTAaagcaatgaagaagaagaatcctaAACAGATGGTCATAGTCTACATCAGCCTGTACACACCACGTATTTTGTCATAGGGCGCTTACATTCTACACGAGATACCGACAATATTTTCCGTTAAAAGAATGTTCACAGGTGCATTCTACAGCTGAACACATTTCAGAAAAGCTTACGTATAGATTTCCCTCTCActtgggagtcatcagtgatagCATGTTATTCTTCACAACTTGTAGTCAGTTTTATTACGCATCTAAATATGCCAATGGGCAACTTATCTAGAGCCTCTCCCGTAGAAAATCCCTGGAGACACAACGGCCCCATCCAAAGCAGCCACGAACAATGAGATAGGTTTTTGGCTTAGGTGACGTCAGGCGCAGGACCGATTCATGCAATGGTAATCAGAACAACGGCTTCAGCCACAGATTCGGCCTTCTGGAAACGGAGGATGCCAGCAAGGTCACAAACTCAtccataatgtacatatatttcaagtaagaggaggcggagaagaaaggactaggagagagagtgagaaagagagagaaagacaaacacacacacatacaaaaaaacacacatacacacaaacacacaaacaaacacacagaaacacacatacaaacacaaacgtagacacaaacacacacgcacacatacaaacacacacacacatacacaaacacacacatacacaaacacacacacacacacacacacacacgcacacacacacacacgcacacatacacacacacacacacacatacacacacacacacacacacacacacacacacacacacacacatatatatatatatatatatatatatatatatatatatatgtatatatatatgtatacacatacatacatacatacatacatacatatatatatatatacatatatatatatcatatatacatacatatatatataatatatatatatatatatatatatatatatatatatatatgatatatatatgtatatatatatatatatatatatatatatatatatatatatatgtatatatatatatatgtatgtatgtatacacacatatatatagctatatatgtgtgtatatatatatatatatatatatatatatatatatatatatacattatatatatatatatatatatatatacacatacacataagcatatatttgtatatatatatatatatgcatatatatttatatgtcactATAAGAAAATCTGGTTAAAGGATTGCCTCACCTTTTAACCTTGTAAATATTTTCGCTATATAGATGATACCTTATCGTTATTCAGGTCCACTGAACATATTAAATTGTTTTTGAATTACTTAAATAACAAACTCCAATACTCATGAGGCGGAATCTAACGGCAGTGTACCTTTTTTGGATATTAACATTTCTTGTGACAATAATTGCTTTACTACATCTGTGCACAGATAATTATATACTTACACTGGCCTCACCACAAAATTCAGTCTTCAATCAGACATCCCTCTTTAAAAGAAAATCATCCCTTCTCTTATAACAACTTTGAAATTCAATATGATCTGGACCTTAACATTTTGAGTGAATACAAAATTTTCAAGAATTTTTTGACAATTGTGAATCTTTTATAACAAAAAATGAAGGTTAAATACTCTGCTCAGGAAACTTAAGAAAGCAGAAATAATAGACAGCTCAACCTACTCTTTTTACGTCTGGCTCTAGATCTGGAATTTTATTTGGcctacctttaaaaaaaatcaatgagtACACAATACAGAATATCTTTACTTTTACAGGTGAATTaagtaataggaatggaacacCTATAAGTATTGAAAGAAGCTGTgtatgcccatacacacacacatatatatgtgtgtgtgtgtgtgtgtgtgtgcacatgcatacaatACGTCAGAAGCTACGTAATATTTCGGCTACATCCAGACAagcaaaatgcgaaatatttgttattgttatcatcatgtttttaatACATATAATGCGTATTAGAGATTGTGCAAAATGCATTTGCTTCATGTTCTaaaaattattaagaaataacATTGAAGTCAGGGGACGTAGTGAGGCGAGTGTTGGGATAGATTCCAATATACGCAGTaaagtcttctcaaaatatttcgaaTGTAAAATAATTGCTAAATAATCATGCAAACACTATCCATATTTTCTGTGTCGTTCTAACTATCATGATGGCTTAACAGCAAAGAAGAAAACTATCGAATGCCACCATGAAAGACACATTCATGCTGGCGCTTAACCGCCACAGGTGAAACAATAATGTAACGCCAGTTCGGAACGTCGGGACGCCAGGCGTTCGAAGCTGAGGTGTTCAAACTACGAAACTGGTCCACCGCCACTTGAGCGACAGCGCCATCGCTGGCGGAAcacttttaaagtacggccctataGTGTCCGACTGACATCGTCATCGCCACCATACAAATTTACGAccttccttccaggtcatagtgtctgCAAGACATAGAAACGGCGCAccattgctttatatatatatatatatatatatatatatatatatatatatatatatatatatatatatatatacattcatacacacacacacacacacacacacatatatggtgtgcgtatttgtgtgtgtgtgtttgtgtgtatatgtatgtgtgttttatgcatttatatatgtatatatatacatatatatgtgtacacatatacttgtatatgtatatacatagatatatgtttgtatgtatacatatgtatgtgtgtgtaagtatatatatatatatatatatatatatatataatatatatatatatatatacattcatacacacacacacacacacatatatggtgtgcgtatttgtgtgtgtgtgtttgtgtgtatatgtatgtgtgttttatgcatttatatatgtatatatatacatatatatgtatacacatatacttgtatatgtatatacatagacatgtgtttgtatgtatacatatgtatgtgtgtgtaagtatatatatatatatatatatatatatatatatatatatatatatatatatatatatatacaaacacacacacacacacatacgcgcgcgcacacacacacacacacacacatatatatatatatatatatatatatatatatatatatatatatatatatatatatatgtgtgtgtgtgtgtgtgtgtgtgtacagccaacaacaaaaaaggagacGCCTCGCCAGACATGGCTcggagagatcatgcccttcttgccccgaAAGGAGACCCGCGTTTAAACAACTAGGGCATAGTTAGGATGGCTCGAATGTCAGGAGGGAAATTACGAAAATCATACAGAAAAGtgcaataatgattgaaatatatgtagacagagagagagggatcgctttTATTGCTGTTAagttcattaccaaaaataacgaaattaatatgtaaaagacggaCTAAACAAATatcgaaagtaatgggtttcttgaatagtttggagggggaacagcgacaaggtgttggacaccagcctCTGAAACGACTAATAAGGCGTAAGAATAGGTAGAGTCAAGGCTGAGGGAATATTTCCTTAGCCTTGGGTAGACTCGGCCCAACGCGGCGTGAGTAAGCATGAGCTAGGAAGGGGGTTCGCTCTGCAGTGCCCAATCAgcccaggtctaaagactgtcacCTAATAATTTGACACAAATTGATGATATTTTAATATTATAAGTTTCGCAGCACCTGCTTCGTATATACTCCACCATCATTATATGAATGCACCGatgcacacattcactgcatttcattttacACCATTTATTTTCACCAGCAGTTTTGGAAATGTAATAAATTAAGTTGATTGACGATCCACTTTAAATTAATTTGCGTCAAACtttaaattataataaatatagatactttCCATATGTATATGATTCCGAGGGGcagagccaagtggcccatcacactcaagctgGCCCCAACCAAACCGATTCATTAACAcaactggaggtcgtggttcgtagacTATTACCCTTGAAGTTTTatggccaaagccatttatcaACCTTTGGTAGCTCAAGGCGCCATTTGAGACGATACGTTATTCATACCCacaaataatgcatatatattcatgtaaatacatatatacatatatgtgtgtgtgtttgcgtatatacataatacatacacacacacacacacacacacacacacacacatacacacacacacacacacacacacacacacacacacacacacacacacacacacacacatatatatatatatatatatatatatatatatatagatatacaatatatgcaaaggtatatgtatatgaatatgtagatacatacatacatacatacatacatatatatatatatatatgtatatatatatacatatatatatatatatatatatatatatatatatatatatatatgtgtgtgtgtgtgtgtgtgtgtgtgtgtgtgtgtgtgtgtgtgtgtgtgtgtgtgtatgtgtgtgtgtgtgtgtgtgtgtgtgtgtgtgtgtgtgtatgtattatgtatatacacaaacacacatacacatatatgtatctatgtatttagatgtatatatatatatatatatatatatatatatatatatatgtatatatatatatatatatatatatatttatatatatatatttatatatatacatatatatatacatttatatatatataatatatatatatatatatatatatatatatatatatatatatatatatatatatatatatatttgtatatacacaaacacacacacacacatatatgtatctatgtatttacatgaatatatatatacataatacatacatacatacatatatatatatatatatatatatatatatatatatatatattgtaaggtggtcttggatgctgcatctcatcctctgtGCTCTCCCACTCTGACTGTCGTATTGGAGGATTGTTTatgtgtctcacctcggttttttggttgttttttctcgtttttattgacttttattgttttattttagtttcccctttttattctgttttctcttaacacttttattcatgatttaacaatgagacatttttatgacccttttatcttcagcttttattcattttagttttttttttaaacattcagtaaagttttaaggtctcgtttttacttagttttcattttaagttgtaggggaagcatttttacgtacagtgtttatttgttctttttagttatcgcttttctttttcttatgattcctATTTtgtacttttagttttatttttgttcgtttttatgcacaattttagcttatttattacgagaatatattttgtgtaaatgtctggcctctgacgtcaccggggcattggagaaggaaaataaacagtacgagtcgagacgtcgaCGAGTGTTTTgctatcctccgaagctttgaaccaccggcagtgtcgccatatttattgaactgaacacagagacgatcacggaagataataagttaagtactgagatcctgatattcttgcataggagctggatgtgatcttaagaacatttttattgaataattagaacatccttttattaatttattta
This genomic interval carries:
- the LOC113824090 gene encoding uncharacterized protein isoform X3; its protein translation is MMLGQQLIVTVLCLGAVFAAPNPKEDSLNNYIDMVMENLQILIVENGYDPAPLPNATTGFSDTVLGVTWHGEATAYDGWLRGLASVYRSENAEFVRDDDGIVIGLSTGMGLSAMQGHYKLLAKFMDLGPVADVVMDINGASIFFAAALDRTSCRFHVSTMDVTNIGHISVDIHGLGPLNWIFEIVVDMVVNVVRLFIKNTVESIIQGFTNDVLDQLDLGPLGPIIGCDNPRLVLHRQPRSFIPRA
- the LOC113824090 gene encoding uncharacterized protein isoform X1 — encoded protein: MCWRRSSRYKGDAAAPSPSASPSLLNTTAKFIMMLGQQLIVTVLCLGAVFAAPNPKEDSLNNYIDMVMENLQILIVENGYDPAPLPNATTGFSDTVLGVTWHGEATAYDGWLRGLASVYRSENAEFVRDDDGIVIGLSTGMGLSAMQGHYKLLAKFMDLGPVADVVMDINGASIFFAAALDRTSCRFHVSTMDVTNIGHISVDIHGLGPLNWIFEIVVDMVVNVVRLFIKNTVESIIQGFTNDVLDQLDLGPLGPIIGCDNPRLVLHRQPRSFIPRA
- the LOC113824090 gene encoding uncharacterized protein isoform X2; translated protein: MSTAANNNHSTLNTTAKFIMMLGQQLIVTVLCLGAVFAAPNPKEDSLNNYIDMVMENLQILIVENGYDPAPLPNATTGFSDTVLGVTWHGEATAYDGWLRGLASVYRSENAEFVRDDDGIVIGLSTGMGLSAMQGHYKLLAKFMDLGPVADVVMDINGASIFFAAALDRTSCRFHVSTMDVTNIGHISVDIHGLGPLNWIFEIVVDMVVNVVRLFIKNTVESIIQGFTNDVLDQLDLGPLGPIIGCDNPRLVLHRQPRSFIPRA